The genomic segment CGCTCCGTCTGTAAGTGCGGCATGCCGTGTGTTTCCGCATGGATGCGGCCGGTCATCTTGAACGAGTGGGGCGATGAGAGTTGGTGTGCGTTGAATCTGCTGACGCCGGTTGTTTTGCGGGGGGCGCACGTGGTGCTCGAGCCGCTCGCGTTCGAGCATCATGACGATTTGGTTGAGGCCGTTGCCGACGGGCGGCTATGGGAGCTGTGGTATACGAGCGTTCCCAGTCCCGACGGCGTGCGGGCCGAGATTGCGCGGCGGCTGGGGTTGTTCGAGCGGGGGACGATGCTGCCGTTTGCCGTCGTGGAGGCGGCGACGGGCCGCGCGGTGGGGATGACGACGTTTATGAACGTCGATGTCGAGAATCGGCGCGTGGAGATCGGGTCGACGTGGCATCGGGCTGGGGTGCAGCGGAGCGGGGTAAATAGCGAGGCGAAGCTGCTTTTGCTGACGCACGCGTTTGAGACGCTGGAGTGTATCGCGGTTGAGTTTCGGACGTCGGCGTTTAATCGGCGGAGCCGGCGCGCGATCGAGCGGCTGGGGGCGAAGCTCGATGGGGTGCTGCGCAGCCACATGCTGCATGCGGATGGCACGCTGCGCGACACGTACGTGTACAGCATCGTCGCCGCCGAGTGGCCGGCGGTTCGGGCGAATCTTCGCGCGATGCTTGGCCGAGGGGTTGGGCATAGCGAGGGGCAATAGTAACGGGGGTCGGTGTCATGGCGTGCTTCGTGCTTCGTGCTTCGTGCTCGTGCTTCGTGCTTCGTGCTTCGTGCTTCGTGCTTCGTGCTTCGACAAGCTCAGCATGACAAGGTGTGATGACGATGCATGGTAGCGATGCGTGGTAGCGATGCATGGTAGCGATGCGTGGTAGCGATGCGTGATGACGATTAAGAAAATGCGCTTGTAAAGGGATGGCATGAAGAAGCTGGTTTCTTTTGTTTTGGTTGGGTTGTTGCTCGCCGTGCCGGCGGTTTCTCGGGCGACCGATTCGGCGAGTCCGGCGCAGAAGTTGATGAGCAAGTTGCAGTGGCGCAATATCGGGCCGTTTATCGGCGGGCGCGCGGTGGCGGTTGCGGGCGTGCCCAGCAATCCGAACTTGTTCTACTTCGGGGGCGTGCAGGGCGGCGTTTGGCGCAGCACCGACTACGGACAAGAGTGGACCAACATCAGCGACGGTAAGATTCCCGGCGTGGCCGATTCGATCGGCGCGATCGCGGTGGCGCCGTCGAATTCGCACGTCATCTACGCGGGCACCGGCGAGAGCGATATTCGTAGCGACTTCGATACCGGAGTCGGCATCTACAAAACCACCGACGCGGGCAAAACCTGGCATTATGCGGGTTTGAGCGACACGCACACCACGAGCGCGCTCGCGATTCATCCGACCGATCCGAACATCGTCTACGCATCCTCGATGGGCCACGTCTTCAAGCCCAACGCCGAGCGCGGCGTCTTCAAGACCACCGACGGCGGCAAAACCTGGAGCAAAGTGCTCTTCGTTAACGATAAGACCGGCGCGATCGACGTGGTGATGGATCCGCACAATCCGCGCGTGCTCTACGCATCGATGTGGCAGGCGCAGCGCGTGCCGTGGAAGCTCACCAGCGGCGGACCGGGTAGCGGCCTCTACAAAACGGTCGACGGCGGCGCGCATTGGACCAACATTTCGAAGCATCCCGGCTTCGCGCACGATCTGCTGGGGCGCATGGGCGTCTCGGTTTCGGCCAGCAATCCCAACGTCGTGTATGCGATCGTTCAGGCGCACGACGGCGGCGTCTTCCGTTCCACCGATGCGGGCGCAACGTGGAAGCGCGTCAATAGTGAGATGAAGCTGCGCCAGCGCGCATTCTATTACATGGCCATTTACGCCGACCCGAGCAACTCGCAGGTCGCGTACGCGCCCGAAGTCGACGGCGTCTTCAAAACGACCGACGGCGGCAAGTCGTGGAAGGCGATCTCGCCCTCGGGCGATCACCACATTCTCTGGATCAATCCGCACAATTCGAAGATTTTGCTCGGCGGCGACGACGGCGGCGGCACGGTTTCGACCGACGGCGGCAAATCGTGGAGCAGCGAGAACAATCAGCCCACGGGCCAGTACTATCACATCGCGCTCGACGGGCAGTTTCCGTTCCACGTCTACGGCGCCGCGCAAGATGAAGGCGCTTTCGAAGGGCCGAGCGCGACCTCGCAGGGCAGCATTAGTCTGGGCGATTGGCACGGCGTGGCATCGGGCGAGAGTACGTTCGTCGCGCCGCAGCCGGGCGATCCCAACGTTACCTACGGCAGCGGCTATTACAGCGCGATGATGCGTCAAGACAACAGCATCGGCCAAGATCACAACGTCAGCCCGTGGCCGACCTATCTCTCGGGCGCATCGGCGGGCGAATTGCGCTACCGCTTCGGCTGGACGCATCCCATCTTCTTCTCGCCGGCGAACCCGCACGAGCTGCTGGTGGCCGCCCAGAACGTCTTCTCGAGCATGGACGAAGGCAAGACGTGGAAGATTCTCAGTCCCGATCTCACGCGCAACGATAAGAGCACCGAAGGCCCCAGCGGCGGACCGATCGACTACGATCAAACCAGC from the Candidatus Baltobacteraceae bacterium genome contains:
- a CDS encoding GNAT family protein; its protein translation is MRPVILNEWGDESWCALNLLTPVVLRGAHVVLEPLAFEHHDDLVEAVADGRLWELWYTSVPSPDGVRAEIARRLGLFERGTMLPFAVVEAATGRAVGMTTFMNVDVENRRVEIGSTWHRAGVQRSGVNSEAKLLLLTHAFETLECIAVEFRTSAFNRRSRRAIERLGAKLDGVLRSHMLHADGTLRDTYVYSIVAAEWPAVRANLRAMLGRGVGHSEGQ